The following are from one region of the Edaphobacter acidisoli genome:
- a CDS encoding DUF6950 family protein: MPLKRVDNWDTVALDQFFVARRTMPFAWGKNDCCLFTADAIQAMTGVDLAADFRGKYSDAKSAFALIHSLSGGSTVADAAAWCATKYGLTEWVDKAAKPLPLMAKRGDLIVVENAGQLIAGIVHLNGRDVISVAEQGAVRLPLTAVQRAWKV, from the coding sequence ATGCCACTGAAGCGAGTTGACAACTGGGACACGGTCGCGCTGGATCAGTTCTTTGTGGCGCGCCGGACGATGCCGTTTGCATGGGGAAAGAACGATTGCTGTCTCTTCACGGCGGATGCGATTCAGGCTATGACGGGCGTCGACCTGGCTGCGGATTTTCGAGGCAAATATAGCGATGCGAAGAGCGCCTTTGCGCTGATTCATTCGCTAAGCGGCGGCTCGACGGTGGCCGATGCGGCCGCATGGTGCGCGACGAAGTACGGTTTGACGGAGTGGGTGGACAAGGCAGCCAAGCCGCTGCCCCTGATGGCGAAACGCGGCGATCTGATCGTGGTGGAGAACGCCGGTCAGTTGATTGCGGGCATCGTGCACCTGAATGGCCGCGATGTGATTTCGGTGGCAGAGCAAGGTGCGGTGCGGCTGCCCCTGACTGCCGTGCAGCGGGCATGGAAGGTATGA